The following are encoded together in the Tripterygium wilfordii isolate XIE 37 chromosome 18, ASM1340144v1, whole genome shotgun sequence genome:
- the LOC119984032 gene encoding SWI/SNF complex component SNF12 homolog, producing MSMNNNNPARNVGAPSQFTNLGSLPVNHQAPHLLSQAQAQSQGVSHFPGHFQVPEPRAQALSFNQGHVQAQTQAVHAQYQSQFQAQSQSLSQLQNPNISNVGVPSPSSSLLGTGSAKKSSQRPPSRPAGGSSNANVASPFKTMELTPAALRKKRKFSEKQLPDNVSAILPESVLYTQLLELEARMDAAMTRKKMDIQESLKNPSRVRKTLRIYVFNTFENQGQESLDKKSAEPPSWSLKIVGRILEDEKDPVVSGMVQKPYLKFSSFFKKITVYLDQSLYPDNHVILWESARSSAVHEGFEVKRKGDKEFTAMVRLEMNYKPEKFKLSPALTEALGIEVETRPRIIAAIWHYVKSRRLQNPNDPATFVCDPPLQKVFGEDKIKFAMVSEKISHHLIPPQPIHLEHRIKLSGNCPAGTTCYDVLVDVPFPSQKELSAFLSIMEGQKEINAYDELISQSIKKLNEHYRRRAFFLGFSHSPGDFINALIASQSKDLKLAAGEASHNTEKERCSEFYGQPWVEDAVLKYLNRKSAAIDAPGST from the exons ATGTCTATGAATAACAACAACCCAGCGAGGAATGTAGGGGCTCCGTCCCAATTTACCAATTTGGGGTCCTTGCCTGTGAACCACCAAGCACCTCACCTACTTTCACAGGCACAGGCTCAATCACAAGGTGTGTCTCACTTTCCTGGCCATTTTCAGGTGCCTGAGCCTCGAGCCCAGGCGCTTTCCTTCAATCAGGGGCATGTTCAGGCACAAACGCAGGCTGTTCATGCGCAGTACCAATCTCAGTTTCAAGCACAAAGCCAATCCCTTTCCCAATTGCAGAACCCCAATATTAGCAATGTTGGTGTCCCTTCACCTTCCAGTTCCTTACTTGGCACGGGAAGTGCCAAAAAGTCTTCCCAGAGACCTCCTTCTAGACCTGCGGGAGGTTCATCCAATGCCAACGTAGCTTCCCCATTCAAAACCATGGAGTTGACTCCAGCTGCACTTAGAAAGAAGAGGAAGTTTTCTGAGAAGCAATTACCTGATAACGTGTCTGCAATTTTACCGGAATCTGTGCTTTATACACAATTACTTGAATTGGAGGCTAGGATGGATGCTGCTATGACAAGAAAGAAGATGGACATTCAAGAGTCACTTAAAAACCCTTCCCGTGTGCGAAAAACGCTTCGCATTTATGTTTTCAATACCTTTGAGAATCAAGGACAAGAGTCTCTTGACAAAAAGAGTGCAGAGCCCCCTTCTTGGTCACTTAAGATTGTTGGAAGGATTTTGGAAGATGAAAAAGATCCTGTGGTGTCTGGAATGGTGCAGAAACCATACCTgaagttttcttctttctttaagAAAATTACAGTATACTTGGATCAGAGCCTTTATCCAGATAATCATGTAATCCTTTGGGAGAGTGCTCGATCTTCTGCAGTTCACGAGGGATTCGAGGTGAAGAGGAAAGGTGATAAGGAATTCACCGCGATGGTAAGGCTAGAAATGAATTATAAGCCTGAGAAATTTAAGCTTTCACCTGCTTTAACAGAAGCTCTTGGAATTGAGGTAGAAACCCGCCCAAGAATAATAGCTGCAATTTGGCACTATGTTAAGTCTAGGAGACTGCAAAACCCAAATGATCCAGCCACTTTTGTGTGTGATCCGCCCCTTCAAAAAGTATTTGGTGAAGACAAAATAAAGTTTGCAATGGTTTCCGAGAAAATATCACATCACTTAATTCCTCCACAGCCCATTCATTTGGAGCACAGGATCAAGTTATCAGGGAACTGCCCAGCTGGAACAACTTGTTACGATGTGTTAGTTGATGTGCCTTTTCCGTCACAAAAGGAATTATCAGCATTCTTGTCAATCATGGAAGGTCAGAAAGAAATAAATGCTTATGACGAATTGATTTCCCAGTCAATAAAGAAGTTAAATGAGCATTATCGGAGACGGGctttctttcttggtttcagTCACTCTCCAGGAGACTTTATTAATGCTTTAATTGCATCACAGAGCAAGGACCTAAAGCTTGCCGCTGGAGAAGCTAGCCATAACACAGAAAAGGAACGCTGCTCTGAATTTTATGGTCAACCATG GGTTGAAGATGCTGTTTTGAAGTATCTAAATCGCAAGTCTGCTGCAATCGATGCTCCTGGTAGCACTTGA